The Roseovarius sp. EL26 genome contains the following window.
GAATATCAGGCGCTTTCCCGGGCGATTGCCCGGGAGACGGATGACCAGATTGTGCACAGGCTCTTCTGAAATAAAGCGCTCTACTATGGTTCCGGGTATCTCTCTGGCGATGGTTTCAATCTCATTCGCCATCGCCCGAACATCGCCTTCGGGCTGTTGGCTTTTGATTTTCACCAGACGTAACGTCAGGTCGACAACTTGATTGCGGTTTTCATTGAGCCAAAACCAAATCTTATTGCGCAAGTTCTGTTCAGTTTTGTTCAGTTCCATTGTCACGCTTTCACCAAATCGGTTTCTTCGATTGCCTTCAATCGGCGACGCTGCATCACAACGACGGCGGCATAGGCCAAAATACCGAAAATATAGATGATTTCCTTTGGCATGCGACCGGATTGTTCAAGGCCAACGGATGTCACATAGTCGCCCCAAGTAATCCCCAGCTGTTCAGCGGGGCCATTGAACGCCACATCCGAAACACTCGTGCGGCCATCATCCTCTGTACCAAGGGATACGCCAACTGCCTCCAGTACATTCTTGGATGCTGTCGGAACTGTTGCGGTAAAGAGCTTGAAGCGATCCCCATATTCCGTTTCGCGGGTGACATAGAGGCGCACCTTTTGCCCCGCTTCCACAGGGGTTTCGTTTGCCACAACCTGCGCCATCGGCACATCACTGAAGGCAGGGCTGAAACGATCCAGCACAAAGTCAGGTCGAAATAAGCTAATCACCACGAAGACAAGCAAAACAGCCTCGACCAGTTTGAGGCGCACAAACATCCATTGGAGCGTCAACGAAGAGAAGGCAAAGATTGCCATCAGCGCAACAACAAAGATCATGATGCCATGCCAGATGCTCTCAACGCCAACTAACAAAAGTTCGGGATTGAAGATGAACACAACTGGCAGGATCGCTGTGCGGATCGCGTATTTAAAGGATTGAACGCCTGTTTTCATCGGATCAGCGCCAGAGATTGCCGATGCGGCAAAGGCCGCCAGACAGACCGGTGGCGTCGCATCTGCCATAAGCCCGAAGTAAAATACGTAAAGGTGCACCGCGATCAGGGGCAGTACAAGGCCAGAAGCATTGCCAAGTTCGACCATCACCCCGGCCATTAACGACGCCACAACAATGTAGTTCGCGGTTGTTGGCAACCCCATCCCCAGCACGATGGAAACCACGGCGACCAAAAACAAGAGGATATAAATATTGCCCTGTGATAGCGCCTCTACAATACCCAGCATTGCATTGTTCAAGCCCGTCGAAGACACGATGCCAACGATAATGCCCGCAGCACCGACAGCCGCAGTAACCGCTGTCATCGATTTGGCGCCAGCGACCAGCGAATAGAAAATGATAATCCCGCCAGATTTCACCCCTTTAAGCACGGACAGTTTGTGTTCACGGGCCAGCAAAACCTGCTGGATCACGATTATACCGGCCATCATCATGATGGACCAGAATACCGCACTGCCGGGGCTCCAACGTTTGACCAAGAGCAGATAGACCAACATCCCGATTGGAACAAGAAAATAGGCCCCCTCTTTGAAGGTCTTACGCATGGCTGGCAAATCAGCTTTGGGGAGGCCCACAAGGCCCATCTTCAAGCTTTCCAAATGCGAGATATAGAACAGCGAG
Protein-coding sequences here:
- a CDS encoding TRAP transporter permease, yielding MSEKSLQQEAVEEALKIERRDYFGAWPKTFITFGALWSLYQLWIASPLPYSLGWGIFVDLPARGVHLAFGLFLCFLLFPAKFEEKRSGKAWFSLVLATIAAASAMYVYFGYDGIVLRAGILLNIDFLGFSIPIEVIISAVGMLLLLEATRRGVGLPLVIVCGVFMIYSLFGPHMPEIISHRGVSLSRMVGYNWLTSEAIFGIPIAVSLSYVFLFVLFGAFMDTAGAGKFFLDMSFAAVGKYRGGPAKAAILASGLTGMISGSSIANTVTTGAFTIPVMKKTGFPGDKAGAIEVSASINGQLMPPIMGASAFIIAEFIGISYYDVIVHAMIPAFIAYISLFYISHLESLKMGLVGLPKADLPAMRKTFKEGAYFLVPIGMLVYLLLVKRWSPGSAVFWSIMMMAGIIVIQQVLLAREHKLSVLKGVKSGGIIIFYSLVAGAKSMTAVTAAVGAAGIIVGIVSSTGLNNAMLGIVEALSQGNIYILLFLVAVVSIVLGMGLPTTANYIVVASLMAGVMVELGNASGLVLPLIAVHLYVFYFGLMADATPPVCLAAFAASAISGADPMKTGVQSFKYAIRTAILPVVFIFNPELLLVGVESIWHGIMIFVVALMAIFAFSSLTLQWMFVRLKLVEAVLLVFVVISLFRPDFVLDRFSPAFSDVPMAQVVANETPVEAGQKVRLYVTRETEYGDRFKLFTATVPTASKNVLEAVGVSLGTEDDGRTSVSDVAFNGPAEQLGITWGDYVTSVGLEQSGRMPKEIIYIFGILAYAAVVVMQRRRLKAIEETDLVKA